One Pseudomonas brassicacearum genomic region harbors:
- the thiE gene encoding thiamine phosphate synthase: MKLRGLYAITDSQLLTGKFLAYVEAALEGGVTLLQYRDKSSDEARRLREAEALRTLCERYKTQLIINDDAELAARLGVGVHLGQTDGPLAPVRALLGRQAIIGSTCHASLALAEQAAAEGASYVAFGRFFNSNTKPGAPSANLELLEQARLKLHVPICAIGGITLENAAPLVAHGVDLLAVVHGLFGADSTGEVTRRARAFNDLLQIK, encoded by the coding sequence ATGAAATTACGTGGCCTTTATGCCATCACCGATAGCCAGTTGCTGACCGGCAAATTCCTCGCGTATGTCGAAGCGGCGCTGGAAGGTGGCGTTACCCTGCTGCAATACCGCGATAAAAGCAGCGACGAAGCCCGCCGCCTGCGCGAAGCCGAAGCGCTGCGGACCCTGTGCGAGCGCTACAAGACCCAGCTGATCATCAACGACGACGCCGAACTGGCCGCGCGCCTGGGCGTCGGCGTGCACCTGGGCCAGACCGACGGCCCATTGGCACCGGTGCGCGCACTGCTCGGGCGCCAGGCGATCATCGGTTCCACCTGCCACGCCAGCCTGGCGCTGGCCGAGCAGGCCGCCGCCGAAGGGGCCAGCTACGTCGCGTTCGGGCGGTTCTTCAACTCCAACACCAAGCCCGGCGCACCCAGCGCAAACCTTGAACTGCTCGAACAGGCCCGCCTCAAACTTCATGTGCCGATTTGCGCCATCGGCGGCATCACCCTGGAGAACGCCGCCCCACTGGTGGCCCACGGGGTCGACCTGCTGGCCGTGGTCCACGGCCTGTTCGGCGCCGACAGCACCGGGGAAGTGACGCGCCGCGCCCGCGCGTTCAACGACCTGCTGCAGATCAAATAG